The following coding sequences lie in one Arachis hypogaea cultivar Tifrunner chromosome 9, arahy.Tifrunner.gnm2.J5K5, whole genome shotgun sequence genomic window:
- the LOC112710991 gene encoding protein NDL1, with amino-acid sequence MGESSDSLSIDIDLIPLGGKEFTVKTSKGSVSVLVCGDQEKPALITYPDVALNYVSCFQGLLFCPEAASLLLHNFCIYHIDAPGHELGADVISSDEPLLCVDDIADQVAEVLDFFGLKEVLCLGVTAGAYILTLFAMKYKERVLGLILVTPICRAPSWAEWLYNKVLMNLLYFYGMCSLLKECLLQRYFSKELRGSVQGAELDIILTCRRLLDERQSLNVMRFLQAINVRQDLTEGLKNLQCKTLIFAGESSPFHDESVYMSTKIDRKICALVEVQACGSLVTEEHPNSMIFPLECFLMGFGYQRQQYFASSSSNGSNPASPSGNHSCIAPELLSPASLGIKLKPIRTRVDVEI; translated from the exons ATGGGCGAGTCAAGTGACTCACTCTCCATTGACATTGATTTGATACCTTTAGGTGGAAAG GAATTCACGGTGAAAACAAGTAAAGGTTCAGTTTCTGTGCTTGTTTGTGGGGATCAAGAAAAGCCAGCTTTAATAACCTACCCAGATGTGGCTCTTAATT ATGTATCTTGTTTCCAGGGTCTGTTGTTCtgcccagaagctgcttctttgtTGCTTCATAACTTCTGCATTTATCACATTGATGCTCCTGGCCATGAG TTGGGAGCTGATGTGATTTCGTCGGACGAGCCATTGCTCTGTGTGGATGACATTGCAGACCAAGTTGCAGAAGTTCTTGATTTCTTTGG GCTGAAAGAGGTTCTGTGCTTGGGTGTAACTGCTGGTGCTTACATCCTGACACTATTTGCA ATGAAATACAAGGAGCGCGTGCTTGGATTGATTCTTGTTACACCTATCTGTAGAGCGCCTTCATGGGCCGAATGGCTCTACAACAAG GTCTTAATGAATTTATTATACTTCTACGGCATGTGCAGCTTACTTAAGGAATGCCTTCTGCAGCGTTACTTCAGCAAG GAACTTAGGGGCAGTGTCCAGGGAGCAGAATTAGACATAATCCTAACTTGCCGACGG CTTCTGGATGAAAGGCAAAGCTTGAATGTTATGCGTTTTCTTCAAGCAATTAATGt AAGGCAGGATCTCACTGAGGGTCTGAAGAACTTGCAATGTAAGACACTCATATTTGCAGGTGAAAGTAGTCCCTTCCATGATGAATCTGTCTACATGAGCACAAAAATTGACCGGAAAATCTGTGCACTTGTTGAG GTTCAAGCTTGTGGCTCACTAGTAACAGAAGAGCATCCAAATTCCATGATATTTCCACTTGAGTGTTTCTTGATGGGTTTTGGCTACCAAAGACAACAATATTTTGCTTCATCATCAAGCAACGGCTCGAATCCAGCCAGCCCCTCTGGCAATCATTCATGCATAGCACCAGAACTCCTCTCTCCGGCAAGTTTAGGAATTAAGCTCAAGCCTATCCGAACTAGGGTTGATGTTGAAATCTGA